Proteins encoded in a region of the Spiribacter sp. 1M189 genome:
- a CDS encoding aminopeptidase P N-terminal domain-containing protein, translating into MDTAEHACRRDILMRHVGEDGIAVLASAPERPRNRDVHHPYRQDSDFLYLSGFDEPDAVAVLVPGRDQGEFILFSRERDPLRETWEGRTIGQAAAVEDYGADDAFPIDDIDDILPGLMEGRDKVYCAMGADADFDQRLIGWVNALRARARAGVKAPLEYVSLEHVLHEMRLIKSKAEVARMRESARITAAAHARLLGVVRPGMMEYEVEAELLYDFRRHNGGPAYPIIAGGGANACVLHYIANQAALQDGDLLLVDAGIELDGYAADITRTLPVNGRFSGEQRAIYELVLDAQHAALAEVRPGQHWNAAHEAATRVLVEGMVELDLLRGEVDELIESGDYRRFFMHRTGHWLGMDVHDVGDYKVDGHWRELEPEMALTVEPGLYIPPGSPVDERWHGIGVRIEDNCVITRDGHDNLTAAAPKAIDEIEAAMVGS; encoded by the coding sequence ATGGATACCGCTGAACATGCCTGTCGCCGCGACATCCTCATGCGTCACGTCGGCGAGGATGGTATCGCCGTGCTGGCCTCTGCGCCGGAGCGGCCGCGCAATCGTGACGTCCACCACCCCTACCGCCAGGACAGCGACTTTCTCTACCTGAGCGGTTTCGACGAGCCTGACGCCGTGGCCGTACTCGTCCCCGGCCGGGATCAAGGGGAGTTCATCCTCTTCTCCCGCGAGCGCGATCCGCTGCGCGAGACCTGGGAAGGGCGCACGATCGGCCAGGCCGCCGCGGTAGAGGACTATGGCGCTGACGATGCCTTTCCCATCGACGACATCGACGACATTCTGCCGGGTCTCATGGAAGGTCGGGACAAGGTCTATTGCGCCATGGGGGCGGATGCCGACTTCGATCAGCGCCTGATCGGCTGGGTGAACGCCCTGCGCGCCCGGGCCCGCGCCGGCGTCAAGGCGCCGCTCGAGTATGTCTCGCTGGAGCATGTGCTGCATGAGATGCGGCTGATCAAGTCGAAAGCGGAGGTGGCGCGGATGCGTGAGTCGGCCCGCATCACGGCGGCCGCGCATGCCAGACTGCTCGGCGTGGTCCGGCCCGGGATGATGGAGTACGAGGTCGAGGCGGAGCTTCTCTACGACTTCCGGCGCCACAACGGCGGGCCCGCCTATCCGATCATCGCTGGCGGCGGCGCCAATGCCTGCGTCCTGCACTACATCGCCAACCAGGCGGCATTGCAGGATGGCGATCTGCTGCTGGTGGATGCCGGCATCGAGCTCGATGGCTATGCCGCCGACATTACCCGCACGCTGCCCGTGAACGGGCGCTTCAGCGGCGAGCAACGGGCGATCTACGAGCTGGTGCTCGATGCGCAGCATGCGGCCCTCGCCGAGGTGCGGCCCGGCCAGCACTGGAATGCCGCTCATGAGGCGGCGACGCGCGTTCTCGTTGAGGGCATGGTTGAACTGGATCTGCTCCGCGGCGAGGTCGACGAGCTGATCGAATCCGGCGACTACCGTCGGTTTTTCATGCATCGCACCGGACACTGGCTGGGCATGGATGTCCACGACGTGGGTGACTACAAGGTCGATGGCCATTGGCGTGAACTGGAACCGGAGATGGCGCTCACCGTCGAGCCGGGGCTCTACATCCCGCCGGGCAGCCCGGTGGACGAGCGCTGGCACGGGATCGGTGTGCGCATCGAGGACAACTGTGTGATCACCCGTGATGGCCATGACAACCTGACGGCGGCGGCACCGAAGGCCATCGACGAGATCGAGGCGGCCATGGTGGGATCATGA
- the ubiH gene encoding 2-octaprenyl-6-methoxyphenyl hydroxylase — translation MMVDEATFDVLIAGGGLVGASLAVALRDTGFTVAVVEPVPPKADQQPSFDDRQTALAPTSRRFFQNLGLWDAIEPGVAPIRSIHVSDRGHGGFTRLSADQEGLPALGHVAPNRVLGAALRPAMAAAATLFCPAHIIDSQPVYDGAAAGEARLAARKVRIETEDGERTLTTRLLVVADGMRSATRDALGVETDERDYGQSAIIANLRTERPHAGVAFERFTPDGPLALLPAPDNAVSLVWTLPHDEARDVAESWSDAAFLTRLQDAFGWRLGRLEGVGQRHVYPLVAVTAEQFSVERAVILGNAAHALHPVAGQGLNLALRDVAALAGALGGGPDSAARSGSAAERGNPPPDPGEPSRLEAYARSRRSDYRRTFTFTDGLVRLFSNEFLPLVAARNIGLTALDLLPPARRLLLKQATGAAGDVPALCREP, via the coding sequence ATGATGGTGGATGAAGCGACTTTCGATGTCCTGATCGCCGGGGGTGGGCTCGTGGGGGCCAGTCTGGCGGTGGCGTTGCGCGATACCGGGTTCACCGTGGCGGTGGTCGAGCCGGTGCCCCCAAAGGCCGATCAGCAACCCAGCTTCGATGACCGGCAGACGGCACTGGCGCCCACCTCGCGGCGTTTCTTCCAGAATCTCGGCCTCTGGGATGCCATCGAGCCGGGGGTGGCACCGATTCGGTCCATCCACGTCTCCGATCGCGGACATGGGGGGTTCACCCGGCTCAGTGCCGATCAGGAAGGCCTGCCCGCGCTCGGCCATGTCGCGCCCAACCGGGTGCTCGGTGCCGCCCTGCGCCCGGCCATGGCGGCCGCTGCTACGCTGTTCTGTCCTGCGCACATCATTGACAGCCAGCCGGTTTATGACGGCGCGGCTGCCGGCGAGGCGCGGCTCGCGGCGCGCAAGGTGCGCATCGAGACCGAGGATGGCGAGCGCACGCTGACCACCCGACTGCTGGTGGTGGCCGATGGCATGCGCTCGGCCACCCGCGATGCGCTTGGGGTCGAGACCGACGAGCGTGATTACGGCCAGAGCGCCATCATCGCCAATCTGCGAACCGAACGTCCCCACGCCGGCGTCGCCTTCGAGCGGTTCACGCCCGACGGCCCGCTGGCCCTGCTGCCGGCGCCGGACAATGCCGTGTCGCTGGTCTGGACGCTGCCCCATGATGAGGCCCGCGACGTCGCCGAATCCTGGTCCGACGCGGCATTTCTAACGCGTCTGCAGGATGCCTTTGGGTGGCGTCTCGGGCGGCTCGAGGGCGTTGGCCAGCGGCATGTCTATCCGTTGGTGGCGGTCACCGCCGAGCAGTTCTCGGTGGAGCGGGCGGTGATCCTGGGCAACGCAGCGCATGCCCTGCACCCGGTGGCCGGCCAGGGCCTCAACCTGGCGCTGCGCGACGTGGCGGCGCTGGCCGGGGCGCTGGGGGGTGGGCCGGACTCGGCGGCCAGGTCGGGTTCGGCGGCGGAGCGAGGGAATCCTCCGCCGGATCCCGGTGAGCCGTCGCGGCTCGAGGCCTACGCCCGGTCCCGGCGCAGCGACTACCGCCGTACTTTCACCTTTACCGACGGTCTCGTGCGGCTATTCTCCAATGAATTCCTGCCGTTGGTGGCTGCGCGCAATATCGGCCTGACCGCACTGGATCTTCTGCCGCCGGCGCGGCGCCTGCTGCTCAAGCAGGCCACCGGGGCGGCCGGGGATGTGCCCGCGCTCTGTCGGGAGCCGTAA
- the gcvH gene encoding glycine cleavage system protein GcvH encodes MSEIPTDLRYAATHEWVRDEGDGTVTVGITDHAQASLGDLVFVELPEGEGTTEAGAACAVVESVKAASDIYAPVDGEITAVNDAVRDEPELINSDPYGEGWLFRMRMADAGALGELLDADGYAEVVEAES; translated from the coding sequence ATGAGCGAGATACCCACCGATCTTCGATACGCCGCTACGCATGAGTGGGTGCGGGATGAGGGCGATGGCACGGTGACGGTGGGTATCACCGATCACGCCCAGGCCTCGCTCGGTGACCTGGTGTTCGTCGAGCTGCCGGAGGGCGAGGGCACCACGGAGGCCGGGGCCGCATGCGCCGTGGTCGAATCCGTGAAAGCCGCCTCTGATATCTATGCCCCGGTGGATGGCGAGATTACCGCCGTGAACGATGCGGTCCGGGACGAGCCGGAGCTCATCAACAGCGACCCCTACGGCGAAGGCTGGCTTTTCCGCATGCGAATGGCCGATGCCGGCGCGCTGGGCGAGCTGCTGGATGCCGATGGTTACGCCGAGGTGGTAGAGGCCGAATCGTAA
- a CDS encoding phospho-sugar mutase — protein MDGDDLKQLLEYARAWRDADPDPETRRDLDQRIQRAEAALSGEAGAETDTGHIESDPPITALRNCFDPALGFGTAGLRGLKGPGPAHINHRLIQRVTAVMADVLRAEVPDAAERGVVIGYDARHGSTELADTAARTIAGAGLGVHVLDDYAPTPLVAFAALELQAAAGIVLTASHNPPEYLGYKVYWSNAAQLVSPIDQRIAQALKALPAGVEIPKIDAAEAAQSEICPYWKIYGESLRTRYLEAIRQPGSSSSGAWPAVPSDPATAVIRPTASGVSPSADNLSKVRPTLRIAYSAMHGVAGELVRAALAEQGGIDLYEVTEQAAPDGGFPTVRFPNPEEPGALDRLTELAAEVGADVALATDPDGDRLAVALPDEHGDWRVLMGDQTGVLMGDYLMARQMAATGKDKPGGGQSFVMNTVVSSRLLGRLAAHYGIDFEQTLTGFKWIWYRALQREATGDRFLYAYEDAIGFCPTRRVRDKDGIAAAVVMAELARDALAAGTTLNARLQALYQRHGLSVNRQVNIKLTGDGARERMKESLQALRADPPGQIAGLQVTRIHDYQAAESHRPDGSDPEPIPLPTTDLVQLDLTGVDSAESGAAAGAYHASIRPSGTEPKLKIYLEYLGRPDSPDSAAEAAEAEEGLGRLGEALRERLA, from the coding sequence ATGGATGGCGACGACCTGAAACAACTGCTGGAGTACGCACGGGCCTGGCGTGATGCCGACCCGGATCCGGAGACCCGCCGCGACCTGGACCAGCGCATTCAGCGTGCCGAGGCGGCACTATCCGGCGAGGCAGGGGCAGAAACCGATACAGGCCACATTGAATCCGACCCGCCGATTACTGCCCTTCGCAACTGCTTCGACCCAGCACTCGGGTTTGGCACCGCGGGGCTGCGGGGTCTCAAGGGGCCCGGGCCCGCGCATATCAACCACCGCCTCATCCAGCGGGTCACGGCGGTCATGGCCGATGTGCTGCGCGCCGAGGTGCCGGACGCCGCCGAGCGCGGTGTGGTCATCGGCTATGACGCCCGGCACGGCTCTACAGAACTGGCGGACACCGCTGCGCGGACCATCGCCGGCGCCGGGCTGGGGGTCCATGTCTTGGACGACTATGCTCCGACGCCGCTGGTGGCATTCGCCGCGCTGGAACTGCAGGCCGCCGCCGGGATCGTGCTCACCGCCAGCCATAACCCCCCCGAGTACCTGGGCTACAAGGTTTACTGGTCCAATGCCGCACAGCTGGTCTCGCCGATCGATCAGCGCATTGCCCAGGCGTTGAAGGCCCTTCCGGCGGGGGTGGAGATTCCGAAGATCGACGCCGCCGAGGCAGCACAAAGCGAAATCTGCCCCTACTGGAAAATTTACGGTGAAAGCCTCAGGACGCGCTATCTCGAGGCCATCCGCCAGCCCGGGAGCTCATCGTCGGGCGCCTGGCCGGCCGTCCCGTCGGACCCTGCGACCGCCGTGATCCGACCGACCGCCTCGGGCGTCTCACCGAGTGCAGACAACCTCAGCAAGGTCCGTCCGACCCTGCGCATCGCCTACAGCGCCATGCACGGCGTTGCCGGCGAACTGGTCAGGGCAGCGCTCGCCGAGCAGGGTGGCATCGATCTGTATGAGGTCACGGAACAGGCGGCGCCGGATGGCGGCTTTCCGACCGTGCGGTTTCCCAACCCGGAGGAGCCGGGAGCGCTCGACCGGCTGACGGAACTCGCTGCCGAGGTCGGTGCGGATGTGGCGCTGGCAACGGACCCCGACGGCGATCGTCTGGCAGTGGCCCTGCCTGATGAGCACGGGGACTGGCGAGTCCTGATGGGGGATCAGACCGGCGTGCTCATGGGCGACTACCTCATGGCCCGCCAGATGGCGGCGACAGGCAAAGATAAGCCCGGCGGCGGTCAATCATTTGTCATGAACACCGTGGTGAGCTCGCGCCTGCTCGGGCGGTTGGCAGCCCACTACGGCATCGACTTCGAACAGACACTGACCGGTTTCAAGTGGATCTGGTATCGCGCCCTGCAACGCGAGGCCACGGGCGATCGTTTCCTCTATGCCTATGAAGACGCCATTGGTTTCTGTCCCACTCGGCGGGTCCGGGACAAGGATGGCATTGCCGCGGCGGTAGTGATGGCCGAGCTGGCCCGCGACGCCCTCGCCGCCGGGACCACCCTGAATGCCCGCTTGCAGGCGCTGTATCAGCGGCATGGCCTGTCCGTTAACCGTCAGGTCAACATCAAGCTCACTGGCGACGGAGCCCGGGAACGCATGAAGGAAAGCCTGCAGGCATTGCGTGCGGACCCCCCCGGGCAGATCGCCGGGCTTCAAGTCACCCGGATCCATGACTATCAGGCCGCCGAGAGCCATCGTCCCGATGGCAGTGACCCGGAACCTATTCCACTGCCCACCACGGACCTCGTCCAGCTCGATCTTACGGGCGTGGACAGTGCCGAATCCGGCGCCGCGGCGGGCGCCTACCATGCCAGCATCCGGCCCAGCGGCACCGAGCCTAAGCTCAAGATCTACCTGGAGTATCTGGGCAGGCCCGACAGCCCGGATTCAGCGGCGGAAGCCGCCGAGGCCGAGGAGGGGCTGGGTAGGCTGGGTGAGGCGCTGCGGGAGCGGCTGGCCTAG
- a CDS encoding NAD-dependent epimerase produces the protein MRILLTGVAGFIGYHTCKQLLARGDTVVGVDNLNDYYDVRLKQARLERLAQCDADPAVPGRFAFRKTDLADADRIREIFDEGFERVIHLAAQAGVRYSLENPQTYIDSNVTGFLNVLEGCRYNDVGHLVYASTSSVYGANTQMPFTEHEPADHPLAIYGATKRANELMAHSYAHLFGLPCTGLRFFTVYGPWGRPDMALFLFTRKILAGEPIQVFNHGHHQRDFTFVEDIAEGVIRVCDRPAAANPEWDSDAPDPATSHVPWRIFNIGNNRPVQLLDYIRVLEECLGRKAEMEMLPLQPGDVPDTWASADDLAAAVGYQPSTPVEEGVRRFVDWYRDYYGV, from the coding sequence ATGAGGATTCTGCTCACCGGCGTCGCTGGCTTCATCGGCTATCACACCTGCAAACAGTTGCTCGCCCGGGGCGACACGGTCGTGGGGGTCGATAACCTCAACGACTACTACGATGTCCGGCTCAAGCAGGCCCGCCTGGAGCGCCTGGCGCAGTGCGATGCCGACCCGGCCGTACCCGGGCGTTTTGCCTTCCGTAAAACGGACCTGGCGGACGCCGACCGAATCCGGGAGATTTTCGACGAAGGCTTCGAGCGCGTCATCCATCTGGCGGCGCAGGCCGGCGTGCGTTATTCCCTCGAAAACCCGCAGACCTACATCGACAGCAACGTCACCGGATTCCTGAACGTGCTCGAGGGCTGTCGGTACAACGACGTCGGTCACCTGGTCTACGCCTCGACCAGTTCGGTTTATGGCGCCAATACGCAGATGCCGTTCACCGAGCACGAGCCGGCCGATCACCCCCTAGCCATCTACGGCGCCACCAAGCGCGCCAATGAGCTGATGGCCCACAGCTACGCGCATCTCTTCGGTCTGCCATGCACCGGGCTGAGGTTCTTTACGGTCTACGGGCCGTGGGGCCGGCCGGATATGGCCCTTTTCCTGTTTACCCGGAAGATTCTGGCCGGCGAGCCGATCCAGGTATTCAACCATGGACATCATCAGCGCGATTTCACGTTTGTGGAGGATATCGCCGAGGGTGTGATCCGCGTCTGTGACAGACCCGCCGCCGCCAACCCGGAGTGGGACAGCGACGCGCCGGACCCCGCGACCAGTCACGTGCCGTGGCGGATTTTCAATATCGGCAATAACCGACCCGTCCAGCTGCTCGATTACATCCGCGTGCTGGAGGAATGCCTTGGCCGCAAGGCGGAAATGGAAATGCTGCCCCTCCAGCCCGGCGATGTGCCTGATACCTGGGCAAGCGCCGACGATCTGGCCGCGGCGGTGGGCTATCAGCCTTCAACGCCGGTAGAGGAGGGGGTACGGCGCTTCGTTGACTGGTATCGGGACTACTACGGGGTTTAG
- the rfaH gene encoding transcription/translation regulatory transformer protein RfaH, producing MKRWYAVYCKPREDERAELHLDRQHFEVFRPKHRVRRKRQGRMTTLVESLFPRYLFIHLDDVAENWAPIRSTRGVAGLVRWGDRIPPVPDVVVDGLQNHVDELGCIPTPPADYRVGDRLRILEGPFAGLEGMFYSRKGEDRVMLLLEIMKQPQKMTFAEMSLARA from the coding sequence ATGAAACGCTGGTACGCGGTTTACTGCAAGCCCAGGGAAGATGAGCGCGCAGAGCTGCACCTTGATCGTCAGCACTTCGAGGTCTTCCGACCCAAGCATCGGGTTCGGCGCAAGCGTCAGGGCCGGATGACCACGCTGGTCGAATCCCTGTTCCCGCGATATCTTTTCATCCACCTCGACGATGTCGCCGAGAACTGGGCCCCCATCCGCTCGACGCGTGGGGTCGCCGGGCTGGTGCGCTGGGGCGACCGCATCCCGCCGGTGCCGGACGTGGTCGTGGACGGCTTGCAGAATCATGTCGATGAGCTCGGTTGCATCCCCACCCCACCGGCGGATTACCGCGTCGGCGATCGGCTGCGCATCCTCGAAGGCCCATTTGCCGGGCTCGAGGGCATGTTCTACAGCCGCAAGGGAGAGGATCGCGTCATGCTGCTGCTCGAGATCATGAAGCAGCCGCAGAAGATGACGTTCGCCGAGATGTCGCTGGCGCGGGCGTGA
- a CDS encoding glycosyltransferase: protein MRVLHVYRRYFPDAPGGTAEAIRQIALVLQAKGVESRVFALSPARETDPVERPEGRVVRSRSWLAPASCDLGGVAALLRFRREANRADLIHYHFPWPFADLLHFSTRPEKPSLITYHADVVEKGVLGRCYRPLQTRMLASMQAVVATSPAYRQTSPALRRVEASSPGRVEVIPLGVSESSYQDHLDAAGEISVTESFGLTPDRYFLFIGAARAYKALPVLEKAAGGGMLPVAVAGPGTSPEGGALHADGDADLKYLGQVSPAQKMALIRNCRALVLPSNRRSEAFGMVLVEAAMCGRPLISTELGTGTSYVNINGETGLVVPPDDPGRLRDAMERLASNDEESGRMGSAARQRYERLFAGRPLAEAYHDLYQRILANHDSHGIQE, encoded by the coding sequence TTGAGAGTTCTTCATGTTTACCGGCGCTATTTCCCCGATGCGCCGGGCGGGACCGCCGAGGCAATCCGGCAGATCGCCCTCGTACTGCAGGCGAAGGGGGTCGAAAGCCGGGTATTCGCACTGTCTCCGGCCAGGGAGACGGATCCCGTCGAACGTCCCGAAGGCCGGGTGGTCCGGTCCCGGTCCTGGTTGGCGCCCGCTTCGTGCGATCTCGGCGGCGTCGCGGCGCTTTTACGCTTCAGGCGTGAGGCCAATCGGGCGGATCTGATTCACTATCACTTCCCCTGGCCGTTTGCAGACCTTCTGCACTTCTCCACACGTCCTGAAAAACCCTCACTCATCACCTATCACGCCGACGTCGTTGAGAAGGGCGTGCTGGGAAGGTGCTACCGTCCGTTGCAGACGCGGATGCTGGCATCCATGCAGGCTGTCGTGGCCACTTCCCCGGCCTACAGGCAGACCAGTCCGGCCTTGCGGCGGGTGGAGGCCAGTTCGCCGGGCCGCGTGGAGGTGATTCCGCTCGGCGTATCGGAGTCAAGCTATCAGGATCATCTCGACGCAGCCGGTGAGATCAGCGTTACCGAGTCTTTCGGGCTGACGCCCGACCGCTACTTTCTTTTCATTGGGGCTGCACGTGCTTACAAGGCATTGCCTGTACTCGAGAAGGCGGCAGGCGGTGGCATGCTCCCCGTGGCCGTCGCTGGTCCGGGGACCTCGCCGGAAGGTGGGGCGCTTCACGCGGATGGCGACGCCGATCTCAAATACCTCGGACAGGTCAGTCCCGCGCAGAAAATGGCGCTGATCAGGAACTGCCGTGCACTCGTTCTGCCGTCGAACCGTCGCTCCGAGGCGTTCGGCATGGTGCTGGTGGAGGCGGCAATGTGCGGTCGCCCCCTGATCTCCACCGAACTCGGTACCGGGACGAGCTATGTGAACATCAATGGAGAAACGGGGCTTGTCGTCCCGCCCGATGATCCCGGCCGTCTCCGTGATGCCATGGAAAGGCTCGCATCGAACGACGAGGAGTCAGGGCGTATGGGAAGCGCCGCAAGGCAGCGTTACGAAAGGCTTTTCGCCGGCCGCCCCCTGGCCGAGGCCTATCACGACCTCTACCAGCGGATTCTGGCCAATCACGACAGCCATGGCATCCAGGAATAG
- a CDS encoding NAD-dependent epimerase/dehydratase family protein, which produces MPYRIAVTGANGFIGTALCPALTACGHQIIAQTRRSDPPRRATGGVQWVAFEISDAAETQWRSLLDGADAVVHLAAQAHERATGQSLRSLRAANVEAVVNLARQAREVGIKRLVYLSSIGVLGQSSSAPLVETDAPAPADPYAWSKYEAEKALWEIVSGTDMSLTVIRPPLVHGPGAPGNFGRLLGWARKGRLLPLGAVTGNQRSLVGRQNLVDFIHRALTHPQAGNQTFHVADDETVSTTDLLRMLAHAAGQDPKLVGVPPVILRTGARLLGRRAMIERLLGSLTVDTRKARDLLGWRPPLSLEQGLREAVIAHPDAESAA; this is translated from the coding sequence ATGCCCTACCGTATTGCCGTCACCGGCGCCAATGGGTTCATCGGAACGGCGTTATGCCCGGCATTGACGGCGTGCGGTCATCAAATCATTGCCCAGACGAGGCGATCTGATCCTCCGCGCCGCGCCACGGGCGGTGTCCAGTGGGTGGCGTTTGAGATATCGGATGCGGCGGAGACGCAATGGCGCTCACTCCTGGACGGTGCTGATGCCGTCGTCCATCTCGCCGCTCAAGCGCATGAGCGCGCGACCGGGCAATCTCTGCGCAGCCTCCGCGCGGCCAATGTCGAGGCGGTCGTGAACCTGGCCCGGCAGGCCCGTGAGGTTGGCATCAAGCGGCTTGTTTATCTGAGCTCGATCGGGGTTCTGGGCCAGTCCAGCTCGGCGCCGTTGGTTGAGACCGATGCACCGGCTCCGGCCGATCCGTATGCCTGGAGTAAGTATGAGGCGGAGAAGGCCCTCTGGGAGATCGTTTCCGGCACGGACATGTCCCTGACCGTCATCCGCCCGCCCCTGGTTCACGGGCCTGGTGCCCCCGGCAACTTCGGTCGGCTGCTCGGTTGGGCCCGAAAGGGCCGACTCCTGCCGCTTGGCGCGGTCACCGGCAATCAGCGGAGTCTCGTTGGGCGCCAGAACCTCGTGGACTTCATCCATCGAGCGCTGACGCACCCGCAGGCCGGCAATCAGACGTTTCATGTGGCCGACGACGAAACGGTTTCAACAACGGATTTGCTCCGGATGCTGGCGCATGCCGCCGGCCAGGATCCGAAACTCGTCGGTGTCCCGCCGGTGATTCTACGCACCGGCGCACGGCTCCTCGGTCGCCGGGCTATGATTGAGCGGCTACTGGGGTCATTGACCGTGGATACCCGAAAGGCCCGGGACCTGCTGGGCTGGCGTCCACCGCTGAGTCTAGAGCAGGGGTTGCGGGAGGCCGTTATCGCGCATCCGGATGCTGAGTCTGCCGCATGA
- a CDS encoding sugar transferase, with protein sequence MIRRSVIRGMDLIFAIVGGFLLLPVFLGVLLVGFAETGSPLFRQRRVGRHEKPFILVKFRTMRPGTPSVATHLADQTAVTRLGGFLRRTKLDELPQLWNVVKGDMSLVGPRPCLPEQQDLIDARAARGVFHHRPGITGLAQIHGIDMSDPGKLAEWDARMLASFSIPAYFRYIMRTMNGAGRGDRIHSKE encoded by the coding sequence ATGATTCGCCGATCAGTGATTCGCGGAATGGACCTGATCTTCGCCATCGTTGGTGGCTTTTTGCTGTTACCGGTCTTCCTTGGCGTTCTGCTGGTCGGATTCGCGGAGACCGGCTCGCCGCTGTTTCGCCAGCGTCGGGTGGGCCGCCATGAAAAGCCTTTCATCCTTGTGAAATTCCGCACCATGCGGCCCGGGACCCCGTCGGTCGCCACCCATCTCGCGGACCAGACGGCGGTCACTCGCCTTGGCGGCTTCCTGCGCCGCACCAAGCTCGATGAGCTGCCGCAGCTCTGGAATGTCGTGAAAGGCGACATGAGCCTTGTCGGTCCACGGCCCTGTCTGCCCGAACAGCAGGACTTGATCGATGCCCGGGCGGCGCGAGGCGTATTCCACCATCGGCCCGGCATCACGGGTCTCGCCCAGATTCATGGGATAGACATGTCCGATCCCGGAAAATTGGCTGAATGGGATGCCCGCATGCTGGCATCTTTCTCGATACCCGCCTATTTTCGCTACATAATGCGGACAATGAATGGCGCGGGCCGGGGTGATCGCATCCACTCAAAGGAATGA